CAGCACAAATGTGAGCAGACCGCTGATCAGTACTATAACGGCACCATAGGTAAGACTGTATCGTGCCGCGTCAATCATATCCCTCCAACCTTTCGCCAACCACATGAAAGGTTCGGTAAATTTTATTTTATTGACAACGAGTTCATGCCACCGGGTGCTGCCTGTATTTGCTGTGGTCTCCATCTTCTAGCCTCCGAGAAAAACGCTAATGCTTAAGTTTTTATTAAATTCAGGCATCAACAACGTGCCTAAAAAGCCTACAAGGCTTAACATTAGTAATTGATTATGCTGGCCCGCAAAAAAACCACGTGACTGAATGGTATTTGACGAAGCTATTATCTTTATTGGTCGTGCGTCTAGTTTAGCTTGTTGTTTGTAGGTTGTGTAATTAAATCTCGACAAGGGTGATTTTCAGCTGGCTGCCCTGAATATAACCAATCGATTATTACCTTTTAACAAGAGACAGATATGAGACAATCTTGTTGTACAAAACGTCTAAGGCTCAGCAACCATCCACACTCCACTCGCCGACTGACCCCGTATCCATATGGGATTCATTGTAGGATTCATGCCAACATTGCCCTGACAACACCATTCCACCCCAACGCCAGATTGGAACGGTTATACCCACCTCCCCCCAGTGCAATCATACGACCGTTACAGAATTCATCGGCTAGTCTACTCAGCCGGCCCGCGGCATATTCATGCGCGGCAGGAGTAAACTCCATATGCGTGATCGGGTCACCCTGGATGCTGTCGGCGCCCGCCTGAAGTATGATCAATTCCGGTTTCCCCTGTCGAATAAACGCCTCAACCGACGGCCAAACACGATGAAAATGGGCGTCATTGGCCAACGGCGGTAAGGGTACGTTCAATTTTTTGCCTTTGGCTTCTCCCTTGCCGGTCTCTTCCACCGCTCCAGTGCCTGGATAGAGATAACGGCCATCTTCATGGATATCGGCAAAGATCAAATCGGGGTCTGATTCGAAGGCATAATACACGCCATCGCCATGATGGGCATCGATATCGATATAGGCGATACGACGAATGCCGTGTTTGAGCCTCAGGTTTTCGATCATCACCCCGGCATCGTTGAAGACACAGAAACCGGCTGCCGAATCCCGCCGGGCGTGGTGCAGGCCTGCGATGGGAACAAACACCTTTGGGTGTCTCCCGGTAAGGATGGCTTGCATACCATCCAATACTGAACCAACCACGGTACAGGCGGCCTCATACACACCTTCAAAGGCAGGGGTGTCACCGGCATCGAGGTAACCGTGGCCGCTCTCCGACTGGATCTTGACCCGATTGATATAGGCCTGGGTATGGAATGGGAGTAACACCTGCTCACTGCACAGCTGTGGCGTAGCGATAGATACCTGTTTGTCTAATCCCTGCTTGAGCGTCTCTTTCCAGAAGGCCTGAATACGGTCGGGCCCGAAGGGATGCCCGTCACCAAAACCATAGCGGCCCAGGGTCTCACCGAAATAGATAGTGACCGGTTTATCGCTCATAGAAACCACCCACTTTGATATTCAGCCCCCTGTGACGATCTGTCTATTTCAAGTATAGGCAAGATAACAAACGACAGGCTCAAGCAATGGATGAATTGAAATAACTCATAAATAGTCTTTCGATGCCGATATATTATATAAATGGGCAACCAACGGAAGCACACCCTCTGTTACATAACATCAGCTTATGCCCGACAACATTGTTTGTTTATCTGTTCAGCATGGCTCGCAATTCAATCAACACCACTACTCCCAAGACAATCAATTGCAGCGTCATGATAACAACCATCCATAGCGGCATGCTCAAACCGAGAAACTGCCATTGAATATCGCCACAGAAACCTGTCGGCTGAAACACCGCTGGCAGCCATCGATCCAGCTTGAACCAAGCCGGGAACTTGGCATTGACATCACAGCTCAGCGAAGGTTGAACGATACCCAGTTGCAACCCGGACAGTTCCAGTGCCAGATAGAGACACCAGCCCGCCGCCACACCCCAGCCGATATAGCCGATCCATCTGGCGATCGACGAAGTGGGGGCACTCATACCGATAAGCGCCGAGACGAAGATCCCCATCACCGCAGCCCGTTGATAGATGCAGAGGACACAGGGATCGAGCTCCAGGCCATATTGAAAATAGAGCGCTGCAGCCTCCAGGATAAGTGCGCTCACTGCCAGTAACAGCCATGGCAGGCGTTTTTGAATGAACAACATAAACTTTTTTTAAATTAATGTCTGGGATTCCTATAGTAGCCCATCCATGTCACTATCCAAATAATATCCCGCTAATCAGCCATTGATCATTTTCAATGCCGGACAGATCGTATGGGCAGTATGCTGATCGTCATATGAAAATTGCAGTAACCAGTCAGAATTTCCGCACCATCACTCAACACGCCGGCAAGACAAGGCGCTTCCTGATCTATGAACAGGACCCGGAAACAGGCCAGGCCCATGAACTGGCCCACCTCAATCTGCCGAAGCAGATGTCGATGCATGAGTTCAGGGGGGATGACCATCCAATCTTTAAGATGGATTACCTGATAACCGGCGGCAGTGGACAGGGATTTGTCCGACGCATGAGGGGTGCTGGTGTCGAAGTCATTGTTACCAGCGAACAAGACCCTCTGACAGCAGTCACGGCGGTGATAGAAGGCAAACCCCTGCCGCCATCTGAAGCGCATGCCCATGGCCAGCCCCATCCGCCAATCATGCCTTGAACAGGATAGGTGGCGGAGCGAATTCAGAAGCCGTAGTTGGCCATCAACCTGACGAAGTCACCGTCCTCGTGCATGTCGGTGTAGATCAGTTCCAGACCCAGATGATCATTCAAGTCGTATACCGCGTAGTAGTCGGTTTCGTTTGCACCCTGATCGAAATCCACATGCAGCACGCCCACTGCCAGCGCCTCGACACCCGCATACTCGATACCGAATGCCGTTGCCTCCTGGTCCTCGACACCGTCAATGGTATGGTCGTCTGCCGAGGTAAAATAGGGACCGCCACCGAAACCATTGGTCACCGTACCCGATACATCGTTGTACGCGGCGGTGATTGTGAAATCCGCCAGAGCATAGCTGCCGGTGATACCCCAAACATCACCATCAGGCCCTGACTCATCGCCGGTATCATCCGACTGCGAGCCAAATTGCAGACCGATACTGAAGGCATCGGTCTCATACATGCCTTCCAGGTAGAACAGCTTGGCAAAATCACTACCCTGGTAGTACCAGCCCTGCAGCGCCAGTTGTTCGATGGCCTCGAATACGGCACCGACCGCAGTCAGGCCGTCGTCGCCGTTCAACTCCCGGAATCTTTCCGGAATATCGGCATCGACACCGGCCCATTTATCGAGATGGGTCAGATAGAGGGTGGTACCGGCAATATCGTTATTGCTCAGTAACAGCCCCTGAAATGTATTCGGCACCATGCGAATATCATCGGTATCGGCGTGGGGTGTATCCAGCTCGAAGCGACCGACACGTAGCGCGGTGTTGATGTACTCAGCCTGGATGTAGGCCTCGCCCAGAATGGCGTAGCTGGCGTTTTCCGAGGAGAAAAAATCGCTGTTCTCATCATCGAACAGCTCCCCGGTGGTATAGAAGGTTGCGCCGGCGCTCAATCCCTTCCAGGTCTGACGGATATAGCCGAGTTTACCGCCAATGGCGGAGCCGTCCGTCTCATTGCCGTCTTCATCCTCGGCATGAATAACAGCTACCCTGAGGTTTCCAAAGACACCCTCATCGGCCTGTACGGTGGCCACCCCCGAGAGACCAAACAGCACTCCGGACAACAATCCTACCTGGACCATCCTCTTGATAAACGATCTTTCACCATCTGGCAAAAAGGGATTGCGGTGACACCTCACAGGCAGGGGAACGATATTCTTATTCTGGGCGCCAACAACCCGGAACAGGGGATTAAAAACCCGTTTCCGTTCGTCAAAGAAGATCCCAGCAGGCACACTCTCTGCACCGAACCTAGTCAGTCTTGTTTTTTGCATAACTCAATATCCCACTCAGAGTTTAAGTTAAGGCTGGCTGGCGTCTGCTGGCAGGCCGATCGGCTTAATATTTGAAAAGATGAACTGTTTGCCTAGCGATGCCCGCGGTGTCTTATGAAGCCTAAGGATGTACGCAGTTTCACTCCTTTCTCATACCACCGTGAAGCCGCTATGCTCATTAGCCGGGGCAATATTAATACGAATGATTATCGTTTGCAATTTGTTTCGCACTACTTACGACACACTGATCAGTGCTATCCTTTACTTGATCTGCGATACACGACACCTGAGGCCGTACACCGCATGGCAAGCCGCTCCCCATGGAAACTTACGATGTCGAGTACCAACTATGAATAAAACGCTTGTTTTCTTTATCCCTGTATTGTTGCTCTTTGGCTGTTCCAACAGCGATGAAGAAGATACTAGTGCAGGTTCAGGTGCCGGCGAGCGGAAATACAGTATCTGCGAATGTGTAAACGAGCCCATCAGATCGGGCGAAAAAGCCCAAGCCTGCGGAAAACTTGCGGAGACCGTACCCGACTACGTGACACAGGTGATGGCATGTAAAGGCGAAACAGTTAAGGATGAACAACGATGAAAATGATATTTGTTATTGTCTCAGTATTGTTCGCACTTACCACTCCGGTATCGGCTGCCGACCTTGTCTCGCCGTTTTCCGGGAGTACACCGATTGGCGAATACAAGGCCGACTTCGTGAAGTACCATTACCTGCCTTCCGCCGCGGCAGATGCCAAACCGGCGACCATTGACGGCCGGATCCACAGTCGCCTGTTTAAGAAACCGGATGAAAAAAGCAATTACGAGGTGATCAAAAGTTTCGAGAATGAATTCAAGGCAGCGGGATTCAAGGTCCTTACCTTGATCGAAGATACCCGCCAGGGTGAGTTGAAAGTGCGCGACCTGAATACCGCCGGCAAGAACGGCATGCTCAAACGTCCTTACGCCGGCAAGGGCGGTAAGACCGGGGTCGGCACTGTCGCACAGATCTCAACCCAGGCACAGGAATACCTTGTCGCACGCAAGACGATCGACCAGACCGATGTGTTGATTGCCGTCTTTACGAGCCGCAGCGGTGGTTATGCGATTGAACAGATTGAATCCGCGGCGATGGAACAGGGCACGGTGTCTCTGAATCTCGATGCGATGCGCAACAAGATGGCAAGCGAAGGGCGTGTCGCAATCTATGGTATTCGTTTCGATACCGGCAGCGCGAATATCCGCCCGGATTCCGCAGCGACACTCGCGACAATCGTGAGCTATCTGCAGGAGAATCCGCAACGCTATTTCTATGTGGTTGGCCATACGGACGACCAGGGCAAGTTTACAAACAACCTCACGTTATCGAAGGCGCGCGCGGACGCCGTCGTCAAGGCGATCATCGCCAAGCTGCCGGCGGCCGCCAACCGGCTGCAGGCAGATGGTGTCGGTCCCCTCTCCCCTGTGGCCACCAATACGGGTACTGACGGACGCAGACTGAACCGGCGCGTTGAGCTCGTGTCGCGGCTCAAGTAACCCGCCGGTTTACCCAAGCAACTCCGGTCTTATGATCCAATTGACCCGCCAACTCACATCATCCATGCGTTCCAAGCAGACGACGCTGCCTGGCTGGTAGGCAATGATCGGCTTGTCTTTATCCCCGAAAAGCAAATGCGAAACCAACTTCGCCATGAACGGCAGATGACCGACAACCATTATCCCTTTACCTCCGCCTTGCTTATGCAAATCAAACGCCTTGGGATCGTCATTTGGGTTAATACCGCCATTTGCTTCCAGCGTTAATCCCGGCGCAATCGCATTGGTCAAACGCTCAGCTGTTTGCATAGCGCGCAGCTTTCCGCTGTGGACCACCCTGTCTGGGCGAATACCGGCCTGTTTAAGAAAGGTGGCGAGCCGATCAATATCCTCCCTGCCCCGGTCAGTCAGGGGTCGATCGGGATCGACCTCTTTTTTACATGCCTCACCGTGCTGTACGAGATATAGTTTCATGTCACCCCCAAACTCATAAGCCTCGTGTGATTCGATCAACACCCGCCCATCCGATATTTCTTGTTGATTCTTTCAAAACCATCTCAGGTCAGCAACGCCACACTCTTGACCTGTGCATAGAGCTGCATCCCCTCACGAATCCCCATACCCATGGCGGAGCGGCGGGTGATGCGTGACAGCAGTGTCTGGCCATCCTCCAGTTCCAAGCGCACCAGCACCTGGGTGGGGCTGATGTCGCGGGTGTCGATGACCCGCACCGGCAGGATGTTGAGGATACTGGTGTCGGTATGGGCTCTGAGAGACAGGCTGACATCCCTGGCCTGGATCTGTACCCTGGCGTGGCGGCCCACCGGCAGATCCTCCCGGGGTACGGCAATCCTGTTGCCCTGCAAAGTTATCCAGGTCAGATGATAGCTGTGGTCGTGGGAAGTAACGTTGCCCACCAGCAGCGCGGAGGCGTCATCGTAGCCCGACAGGGGCATATCAAGCCGCGTCAACAGTGGCGCGGCCTCGCCCTGTGCGGTGACTCGCCCGCTATCCAACACCACCATATGGTCAGCGAGCCTGGCCACCTCATTGGGGTCGTGGGAGACATACAAGGAGGGGATGGCGAACTCATCGTGCAACCGCTCCAGATAGGGCATTATGGTTTGTTTGGCCGCATGATCGAGGGCGGAGAGCGGTTCATCCATGAGCAACAGTCGCGGGCTGGTGAG
This sequence is a window from Candidatus Thiodiazotropha sp. LNASS1. Protein-coding genes within it:
- a CDS encoding OprD family outer membrane porin, which produces MQKTRLTRFGAESVPAGIFFDERKRVFNPLFRVVGAQNKNIVPLPVRCHRNPFLPDGERSFIKRMVQVGLLSGVLFGLSGVATVQADEGVFGNLRVAVIHAEDEDGNETDGSAIGGKLGYIRQTWKGLSAGATFYTTGELFDDENSDFFSSENASYAILGEAYIQAEYINTALRVGRFELDTPHADTDDIRMVPNTFQGLLLSNNDIAGTTLYLTHLDKWAGVDADIPERFRELNGDDGLTAVGAVFEAIEQLALQGWYYQGSDFAKLFYLEGMYETDAFSIGLQFGSQSDDTGDESGPDGDVWGITGSYALADFTITAAYNDVSGTVTNGFGGGPYFTSADDHTIDGVEDQEATAFGIEYAGVEALAVGVLHVDFDQGANETDYYAVYDLNDHLGLELIYTDMHEDGDFVRLMANYGF
- a CDS encoding OmpA family protein, encoding MKMIFVIVSVLFALTTPVSAADLVSPFSGSTPIGEYKADFVKYHYLPSAAADAKPATIDGRIHSRLFKKPDEKSNYEVIKSFENEFKAAGFKVLTLIEDTRQGELKVRDLNTAGKNGMLKRPYAGKGGKTGVGTVAQISTQAQEYLVARKTIDQTDVLIAVFTSRSGGYAIEQIESAAMEQGTVSLNLDAMRNKMASEGRVAIYGIRFDTGSANIRPDSAATLATIVSYLQENPQRYFYVVGHTDDQGKFTNNLTLSKARADAVVKAIIAKLPAAANRLQADGVGPLSPVATNTGTDGRRLNRRVELVSRLK
- the sixA gene encoding phosphohistidine phosphatase SixA, with the translated sequence MKLYLVQHGEACKKEVDPDRPLTDRGREDIDRLATFLKQAGIRPDRVVHSGKLRAMQTAERLTNAIAPGLTLEANGGINPNDDPKAFDLHKQGGGKGIMVVGHLPFMAKLVSHLLFGDKDKPIIAYQPGSVVCLERMDDVSWRVNWIIRPELLG
- the dsbB gene encoding disulfide bond formation protein DsbB; amino-acid sequence: MLFIQKRLPWLLLAVSALILEAAALYFQYGLELDPCVLCIYQRAAVMGIFVSALIGMSAPTSSIARWIGYIGWGVAAGWCLYLALELSGLQLGIVQPSLSCDVNAKFPAWFKLDRWLPAVFQPTGFCGDIQWQFLGLSMPLWMVVIMTLQLIVLGVVVLIELRAMLNR
- the modC gene encoding molybdenum ABC transporter ATP-binding protein, giving the protein MSGIEVNLKHCLGGFDLEVDFTAPAQGVTALFGPSGSGKTSVLRAVAGLERTTQGVVRVNGETWQDENRFLPVHRRPIGYVFQEASLFPHLSVRENLQYGMRRVSEAQRQIPFHDVVELFGISTLLPRSTARLSGGERQRVAIARALLTSPRLLLMDEPLSALDHAAKQTIMPYLERLHDEFAIPSLYVSHDPNEVARLADHMVVLDSGRVTAQGEAAPLLTRLDMPLSGYDDASALLVGNVTSHDHSYHLTWITLQGNRIAVPREDLPVGRHARVQIQARDVSLSLRAHTDTSILNILPVRVIDTRDISPTQVLVRLELEDGQTLLSRITRRSAMGMGIREGMQLYAQVKSVALLT
- a CDS encoding acetoin utilization protein AcuC, whose translation is MSDKPVTIYFGETLGRYGFGDGHPFGPDRIQAFWKETLKQGLDKQVSIATPQLCSEQVLLPFHTQAYINRVKIQSESGHGYLDAGDTPAFEGVYEAACTVVGSVLDGMQAILTGRHPKVFVPIAGLHHARRDSAAGFCVFNDAGVMIENLRLKHGIRRIAYIDIDAHHGDGVYYAFESDPDLIFADIHEDGRYLYPGTGAVEETGKGEAKGKKLNVPLPPLANDAHFHRVWPSVEAFIRQGKPELIILQAGADSIQGDPITHMEFTPAAHEYAAGRLSRLADEFCNGRMIALGGGGYNRSNLALGWNGVVRAMLA
- a CDS encoding NifB/NifX family molybdenum-iron cluster-binding protein; translated protein: MKIAVTSQNFRTITQHAGKTRRFLIYEQDPETGQAHELAHLNLPKQMSMHEFRGDDHPIFKMDYLITGGSGQGFVRRMRGAGVEVIVTSEQDPLTAVTAVIEGKPLPPSEAHAHGQPHPPIMP